The following proteins are co-located in the Terriglobia bacterium genome:
- a CDS encoding ABC transporter substrate-binding protein/permease — protein MRRIPAVLAISLLALATAPLALGGAPELRWGGDAEGGAPYVFANPRNPRETIGFEVDLAKALGQKLHRRAVFVQNQWDGLISGLERGDYDIALNGLEITADREREINFTIPYYATSEQLSVRADDHSISSLADLKGKTVGTLKFSFAERVLEREGGIKLRTYDGQINAYEDLANGRLDAVLMDWPIAVYYSKPNPKLKFAGGPISEIRYGIGIRKQDPALLKQLNAALASLIESGELQRIYEKWGLWNGATQTLFAQVGSNPQAYEDYTKSVTRQLGWSQRLRQYAGYLPLLLGRGAPMTLAISLLGMAVAVSVGLLLALTNLYGSFFPARSARAFIEVMRGTPLLIQLYLIFYGLPSVGIRLSPFVAAIVGLGLNYAAYEAENYRGAIQAIPRGQMEAALSLGMTRAQALRHVILPQAMRLAIPPVTNDFISLFKDSSIVSVITMVELTKVYGELASTYYDYIGVGLLTAAIYFLLGLPFVRLARWAEEKLAFDRLTAAPLKRRWFGVGAKPATG, from the coding sequence ATGAGACGTATTCCGGCAGTGCTGGCGATCAGCTTACTGGCCCTGGCAACGGCGCCCCTCGCCCTGGGCGGCGCACCTGAGCTTCGATGGGGCGGCGACGCGGAGGGCGGCGCGCCCTATGTCTTCGCCAATCCCAGAAATCCGCGGGAGACCATCGGATTTGAGGTGGACCTGGCCAAGGCGCTGGGGCAAAAGCTCCATCGTCGCGCCGTCTTCGTGCAGAACCAGTGGGACGGGCTGATCTCAGGTCTCGAGCGCGGCGATTATGATATTGCCCTCAATGGACTCGAAATTACCGCCGACCGCGAGCGCGAAATCAATTTTACAATCCCCTACTATGCCACCTCCGAACAACTGAGCGTGCGGGCTGATGACCATTCGATCAGCTCGCTGGCCGATCTCAAAGGAAAAACCGTCGGCACGCTCAAGTTCTCCTTTGCCGAGCGAGTGCTGGAGCGCGAAGGAGGCATCAAGCTTCGCACCTACGATGGACAAATCAACGCTTACGAGGACCTGGCCAACGGACGGCTGGATGCCGTCCTGATGGACTGGCCCATAGCCGTCTATTACAGCAAGCCCAACCCAAAACTGAAATTTGCCGGCGGCCCCATCAGCGAGATCAGGTACGGGATCGGCATTCGCAAGCAGGACCCGGCACTGCTCAAGCAGTTGAATGCCGCCCTCGCAAGCCTGATCGAGTCGGGAGAGCTCCAGCGCATTTACGAGAAGTGGGGCTTGTGGAACGGCGCGACGCAAACGCTGTTCGCCCAGGTTGGCTCGAATCCGCAGGCTTACGAGGATTACACGAAAAGCGTCACCCGGCAGCTTGGCTGGAGCCAGCGGTTGCGCCAGTATGCCGGCTACCTGCCCCTGTTGCTCGGCCGGGGCGCTCCCATGACACTGGCGATTTCCCTGCTTGGAATGGCGGTGGCCGTGTCGGTCGGCTTGCTTTTGGCCCTGACGAATCTCTATGGCTCGTTTTTCCCGGCCCGTTCGGCGCGCGCTTTTATCGAAGTGATGCGAGGAACTCCTCTGCTGATTCAGCTTTACCTGATTTTTTACGGCTTGCCCTCGGTGGGCATCCGGCTGAGTCCGTTCGTTGCTGCGATTGTTGGGCTGGGTCTGAATTATGCGGCCTATGAAGCTGAGAACTACCGCGGAGCGATCCAGGCCATCCCGCGCGGCCAGATGGAGGCGGCGCTCTCACTCGGAATGACGCGCGCCCAGGCGCTACGACACGTCATTCTGCCTCAGGCCATGCGGCTGGCCATCCCGCCGGTGACCAATGACTTTATCTCGCTCTTCAAGGATTCCTCCATCGTCTCCGTCATCACCATGGTCGAGCTCACCAAAGTCTACGGCGAGCTGGCGTCAACCTACTATGACTACATCGGCGTCGGGCTCCTGACGGCCGCAATCTATTTCCTGCTGGGCCTGCCCTTTGTTCGATTGGCGCGATGGGCTGAGGAGAAGCTGGCCTTTGACCGCCTGACTGCCGCTCCGCTGAAGAGGCGCTGGTTCGGCGTTGGCGCTAAGCCGGCGACAGGGTAA
- a CDS encoding amino acid ABC transporter ATP-binding protein: MDEIIEVGRLHKSFGTVAALRGVSFTVSQSQLTVIIGPSGCGKSTLLRCLNGLETFDSGRVRIGNITLERQNQAQDGNRNALRELRKEVGLVFQGFNLFPHLTVLENAVKSPMVVKGLGRKEAEARAAELLAKVGLEDRAHYYPSQLSGGQQQRAAIARALAMSPKVMLYDEPTSALDPSLVNEVLQIMRRLDDEGMTQVVVTHEMRFAREAADNILFLDEGEIVESGPAEALFRSPRDARTRQFLRNFF; this comes from the coding sequence ATGGATGAAATCATTGAGGTAGGCCGTCTTCACAAGAGTTTTGGGACCGTTGCGGCGCTGCGGGGCGTCAGCTTTACGGTTTCACAATCGCAGTTGACGGTCATCATCGGTCCTTCGGGTTGCGGAAAGTCAACGCTCCTGCGCTGTTTGAACGGCCTCGAGACATTTGACAGCGGGCGCGTGCGGATTGGAAACATCACTCTCGAACGGCAAAATCAGGCGCAGGACGGAAACCGAAATGCCCTTCGGGAACTGCGGAAGGAAGTCGGCCTCGTCTTCCAGGGATTTAATCTGTTTCCGCACCTGACTGTGCTGGAAAACGCCGTCAAGTCGCCGATGGTGGTAAAGGGGCTTGGCCGCAAAGAAGCGGAGGCAAGGGCGGCGGAATTGCTGGCGAAGGTCGGCCTCGAGGACCGCGCCCATTATTATCCATCGCAACTTTCCGGCGGGCAGCAGCAGCGGGCGGCCATCGCCCGCGCCCTTGCCATGTCTCCCAAGGTGATGCTCTATGACGAGCCGACCTCCGCCCTCGATCCAAGCCTCGTGAACGAAGTGCTGCAGATCATGCGCAGGCTTGACGACGAGGGAATGACGCAGGTGGTTGTCACTCACGAGATGCGCTTCGCGCGGGAGGCGGCGGACAACATCCTGTTTCTGGATGAGGGCGAGATCGTCGAATCCGGCCCCGCGGAAGCTCTGTTCAGGTCGCCGCGCGACGCGCGCACCCGCCAGTTTCTCCGCAATTTCTTTTAA
- a CDS encoding metalloregulator ArsR/SmtB family transcription factor, whose translation MGVKKAIYEQLARIGKAVASPPRLELLDLLCQGPRTVEGLAREAGQSVANASQHLQVLRGARLVEADKQGLYVTYRLADSAVCDFFQKLRSLAELRLAEVESMMRQLREDPEQLEPVEKKALLRRVRRGEVVVLDVRPPEEYRAGHIPGALSLPLKNLKARLSALPKNQEIVAYCRGPYCVLAREAVEILKAKGFRAFRLEDGIPEWRAQGFPVAAGSGPE comes from the coding sequence ATGGGTGTCAAAAAAGCGATCTACGAACAGCTCGCCAGAATCGGCAAGGCCGTGGCAAGCCCGCCCCGCCTTGAACTGCTCGACCTGTTGTGCCAGGGCCCGCGCACGGTGGAAGGCCTGGCGAGGGAGGCTGGCCAGAGCGTTGCCAACGCTTCGCAGCACCTTCAGGTGCTTCGCGGCGCGCGCCTGGTGGAAGCTGACAAGCAGGGATTGTACGTCACCTATCGTCTGGCGGATTCAGCGGTCTGCGATTTTTTTCAGAAGCTGAGATCTCTTGCGGAACTGCGCCTCGCGGAAGTGGAATCCATGATGAGGCAGCTCCGGGAAGACCCGGAGCAGCTTGAACCTGTCGAAAAGAAGGCGCTGCTGCGGCGCGTGCGCAGAGGGGAAGTTGTAGTCCTCGACGTGCGGCCGCCCGAAGAGTACCGGGCTGGACACATCCCCGGCGCCCTTTCGTTGCCCCTCAAAAACCTGAAAGCGCGCCTGTCTGCGCTCCCGAAAAACCAGGAGATCGTGGCGTACTGCCGCGGCCCTTACTGCGTTCTGGCAAGGGAGGCCGTGGAAATTCTGAAGGCGAAAGGCTTCCGCGCTTTCCGGCTGGAAGATGGCATCCCGGAGTGGCGGGCGCAAGGATTTCCCGTGGCGGCTGGGAGCGGCCCGGAATAA
- a CDS encoding sterol desaturase family protein: MHYKIYNPILDYYGGPALLVLVCVLLALEYRRPLRRWVQKTLPRSVTNVGVSVPAFLVLRLGLIPAELAAAYWASEAHFGLLNAVTMPSWLHGALTFLLMDYVLYAWHVLSHKAPLLWRFHNVHHTDLDLSVLTAVRFHFGEMVLSGLFRVAGVLLFGAGAVAVLVYEVVFEASVAFQHSNWRLPYRLERLLVWVIITPRMHGIHHSIVRGETDSNFTNLFSVWDRLHGTLRLDVPQDQITIGVPAFRDTNELRLFQLLLLPFLPQREHWRLPDGTRPMREQHLGRARLAE, from the coding sequence ATGCATTACAAAATTTATAACCCGATTCTGGACTATTACGGCGGGCCGGCGCTGCTGGTGTTGGTTTGCGTGCTGCTGGCCCTGGAGTATCGGCGGCCTCTGCGCAGATGGGTGCAGAAGACCTTGCCCCGCTCGGTCACTAACGTCGGCGTGTCGGTGCCGGCCTTCCTGGTGTTGCGCCTGGGGCTCATCCCCGCGGAACTGGCGGCGGCCTATTGGGCAAGCGAGGCGCACTTCGGCTTGCTGAACGCGGTCACGATGCCCTCGTGGTTGCACGGCGCGCTCACGTTCCTGTTGATGGACTATGTGCTCTATGCCTGGCACGTGCTCAGCCACAAGGCGCCGCTGCTCTGGCGGTTCCACAACGTTCATCACACAGACCTGGACCTCAGCGTTCTGACCGCGGTCCGGTTCCACTTTGGAGAGATGGTCCTGAGTGGCCTGTTCCGCGTGGCCGGAGTGTTGCTGTTCGGGGCGGGCGCGGTAGCCGTGCTCGTCTACGAAGTGGTCTTCGAGGCATCGGTTGCGTTCCAGCACAGCAACTGGAGGCTGCCTTACCGGCTGGAGCGGCTGCTGGTCTGGGTCATCATCACGCCGCGGATGCACGGGATACACCACTCCATTGTCCGTGGCGAGACCGACTCGAATTTCACCAACCTGTTCAGCGTCTGGGACCGGCTTCACGGCACGCTGCGCCTGGACGTTCCGCAGGACCAGATCACCATCGGCGTACCCGCGTTCCGGGACACAAACGAACTGCGGCTGTTCCAACTCCTCCTCCTGCCCTTCCTCCCCCAGAGAGAGCACTGGCGCTTGCCAGACGGTACACGCCCAATGCGTGAGCAGCACTTAGGCCGTGCCCGCCTGGCCGAGTAA
- a CDS encoding DHA2 family efflux MFS transporter permease subunit, producing MATEFEAPKINPWIIATAVMLSTFMEVLDTTVVNVSLPHIAGSMSASVDEATWTLTSYLVANAIILPMTGWLSNHFGRKRMLMTSVTGFTIASFLCGLAPNLPLLVIFRIVQGACGGGLQPISQAVLLESFPPEDRGKAMGFWGLGIVVAPMLGPVLGGWLTDSYSWRWVFYINIPVGILALIMTQLFIFDPSYIRRTAGKIDYWGMGMLAVGIAALQVVLDKGQEKDWFSSDFIARLALIAVVALVVFVIYELVISHPVVDLRAFKERTYSAGVFLMTILGFVLYGSLVILPIFLQVILGYPALQAGIAMFPRGLGSFIAMPFVGAIMSRFDPRKLLVIGLIACSLSLVMLGTLNLNVGYWQIFWAQFLQGLSLGFLFVPLTTVTMDPIPNEKMGNATSIFNLMRNIGGSMGIALSTTIVARSTQRYTNFLGRNVNPYSPQTQSMFEGLRSYFMSSGADAVTATSRAYAALFGMVQRQASMLSFNHTYLFLAVLFIIVMPAVLLMRKPKSRGGMPAH from the coding sequence ATGGCAACAGAATTCGAAGCGCCTAAAATCAACCCCTGGATCATCGCCACCGCCGTGATGCTGAGCACCTTTATGGAAGTGCTCGACACCACCGTGGTGAACGTCTCCCTGCCGCACATCGCTGGCAGCATGTCAGCCTCAGTGGATGAAGCCACCTGGACGCTGACCTCCTACCTGGTGGCCAACGCCATCATCCTCCCGATGACGGGCTGGCTCTCCAATCACTTCGGGCGCAAGCGAATGTTGATGACGTCCGTCACCGGATTCACCATCGCTTCTTTTCTGTGCGGTCTGGCGCCTAACCTGCCGCTGCTGGTCATCTTCAGGATCGTTCAGGGAGCATGCGGCGGCGGGCTGCAGCCCATTTCGCAGGCCGTCCTGCTGGAGTCCTTTCCTCCCGAAGATCGCGGCAAGGCCATGGGCTTCTGGGGCCTTGGAATTGTGGTGGCGCCCATGCTGGGCCCGGTGCTCGGAGGCTGGCTGACCGACAGCTACAGTTGGCGCTGGGTGTTTTACATCAATATTCCGGTGGGGATTCTGGCGCTTATCATGACCCAGCTCTTTATTTTCGATCCGTCCTACATCCGGCGGACCGCGGGCAAAATCGATTACTGGGGCATGGGAATGCTGGCCGTGGGGATCGCCGCATTGCAGGTCGTTCTGGACAAGGGCCAGGAAAAAGACTGGTTCTCGTCTGACTTTATCGCGCGGCTGGCCCTCATCGCCGTCGTCGCCCTTGTCGTCTTCGTGATTTATGAACTTGTGATTTCCCACCCCGTGGTAGACCTTCGGGCCTTCAAAGAACGCACCTACAGCGCGGGCGTATTTCTCATGACTATTCTGGGCTTTGTGCTGTATGGGAGCCTGGTGATTCTGCCCATTTTCCTGCAGGTCATTCTGGGCTACCCGGCGCTGCAGGCGGGGATCGCCATGTTTCCGAGAGGCTTAGGGTCTTTTATTGCCATGCCTTTCGTCGGCGCCATCATGTCCCGCTTTGACCCGCGAAAGCTGTTGGTGATCGGACTGATCGCCTGTTCTTTATCGCTGGTGATGTTGGGCACGCTGAACCTGAACGTGGGTTACTGGCAAATCTTTTGGGCGCAGTTCCTGCAAGGATTGTCTCTGGGGTTCCTGTTTGTGCCGCTCACTACCGTCACCATGGATCCCATTCCGAATGAGAAAATGGGCAATGCCACCAGCATCTTTAACCTGATGCGGAACATCGGCGGGAGCATGGGAATCGCGCTCTCCACCACCATCGTTGCGCGGAGCACCCAGCGCTACACAAATTTCCTGGGGCGGAACGTTAATCCCTACAGCCCGCAAACCCAGTCAATGTTCGAAGGCCTTCGCAGCTATTTCATGAGCTCCGGCGCGGACGCCGTCACTGCGACCAGCCGTGCCTACGCGGCGCTGTTTGGCATGGTGCAGCGGCAGGCGTCGATGCTCTCGTTCAACCACACCTACTTGTTCCTCGCCGTGCTGTTCATCATCGTCATGCCCGCCGTTCTGCTGATGCGAAAACCCAAATCCCGCGGCGGCATGCCGGCACACTGA